From Falco naumanni isolate bFalNau1 chromosome 4, bFalNau1.pat, whole genome shotgun sequence:
CCCCAGGGCTTTAACCAGGCTCTGCCACCACGATGGCCAGcggctgccagggcaggacccggcTCTGCCAGGGACCCCAAAGACACCCTGGGGGGCCTGGCCAGGGATGAGGGGCCGAGCTGAGGATGGGGGGACAGGGAtcagcagatgctgctgttctgcaggcGCTTCCCAGCATCTTTGATCCGCTTTGAAGAAAGTTTCCAGGAAAGTTTCAGATTttcctgctgtcactgctgcaaTATCCTGtgcagagggcaggcaggctgctcaCAGGCATCcggcctcctcctgcctgcacccctcATGGGGGATCGCACCCCAtgccccccactgccccccagcttgggagggggcagggagggtgctggcaggcagctttccaggttGAAGTGTCTCTGCAAGGAGGTCTCCACCCAGGCCGGGGCTCCTCGGGCTGTGGAGCCTGTTGTGGGGGGCCAGCCCCATTCCTGCACCCCAGACCTGGTGGTCCCAGAGCAGagaccccagccctgcagcagttTGGGATGGGGAGGGCAACAAGGCACAGCCGTTCCCATGGCCCGACCTCAACGCAACATGAGCCCTTGGCATAGGAAGGATTAATTATAGGAGGGGGTGCTAACTGGAAAATGGGACAGAGGGTGGGTCTGCAGCACCGTGGGGGGCAGTTGCCCCATCAGGATTCCTGCTGACCCCAGGAGGCTGTGAGGAGCCCTTGGGTGGATTGCTGGCGGGAGCATCCAACCGGCAAAGCCACCAGCGCACCAGGGTCCCAGGGCCAGCGCCAGGGGTCCAGCGGAGCCCCGGCAGCATCCCTGGTGGGGCCAGGGGTGACTCACTGTTATTTGCAGCTcaggaaggaaacagcagtAGCTGAGAATGGATTCGGGACCGACACCATCCCGGCTATCACAGACACTTCCCGGTCTCCAGGGACCGCGACGCAGCCAGAAGGCAGGAAACAGCGAGAGGCTCGGGGTCAGTGCCTGGTGCAGCCTCACGCCTCggcccccccagccagccccccccagcccaggctggtatcctgcagagctggggggggggggggtcctgggcacagccagcccctccactgcagcccagggctcctgagggatggggacagggtggtAATGGCCGTGGCCAGGATCTGAGCACGgtccagctcagcccagccctggtTTGTGGTCACTGGTGCTGAGGGTCCGACAGGCAGCATACCCCCTCCCTCCAGTCCCCGCCacagtgctgcctgcacccaATGAGACCTCTTTTCCTTGCACTGAGGAGCCCCCTCCgtgtccccagcctgtccccaaaccagccctcacccccacccctcacccctcAGCCCAGTGTGGTGCAAAGGGGACCCCAGACCTGGAGTGCGATGGGGGAGATGGCTGCAAACCCATGGTTCTGGGCCACCGTGGCAGCAATGCTGGCATGTGTGGCCAACCCTGCACGGGGCTGGGGCTACTGCGCTCCTTGTGCTCAGTCAGGGCTTCCTCAGCAGCCGGGGGACCCAGCCATGCTGCAGATGGGCACAGAAAGGTCTGGATTTGCCCCTTGCTCCcctccaccagctgctcctTGCCCAGCAGAGATGTTCCCAGCAAGGCACAGAGACCAGGATCAGCTCCCCAGGCCCCACGGCAGGATGGTGGCTCTGCAGAGTGACAGCACCCATGGGTACAACAGCTGCAGGTTCCTACAGGTGGCTTCATCCCACAACCCCACAtgccccagcccaccccacagctgcaTCCTTCCCCTGCCCACAAGCTGCCTGCAAGGTGCAGGAGAGCAGATGTGGAGCATCACTCCCTTCGTGCCACCGACCTGGCAAGCAGCTGGGTCCAGCGGTGACTCACACGCCACTGTCTCACCACGAGGATGTGACACCAGGACCAACCCGGGGTGCCCAGTGCAGGCGGTGGGATCCCCCTCTATCACCCACCAGCGAGCACCAGCAGCCGCAGAccaccctgctgcccctgcGGACTCATTCCCCGGGCATCCCTGGTACCCGCCGTGCCCGGGTCTATTTCAGGGTGAGAGCTGGTCCCAGGGGACCACCAGTCTGGGGTGGGGGACTGAGGTCCCAGACTTCGCCCCCGTCTGTTAGCAACCAGGAACAATAGTCCTCCTGCAAACAGAAGCTGGGTCGCGATAACGTGGCCTGTCCAAGGCATCCGGAGAGGCAGGAAGGAAcccagcagaaggaaatattAGATAGAGCAATATAAACACGGCGGCGAGAGCGAGCTCCGCCCCGGCACGGCGCCCTTGAAAGGGACCGCCGTGGGGTGGGGTGCACAGAGCATCAGCGGGATGGAGAAGAGCAGCTACCCCATGGCCAAGTTTGGTGTGGAGGCCAAGGAAGCAATGCCCAAGCGAGATTGCGGGTTTTATGTGAAGTACATCTTCCTCTTCACCTCTCTCATTCAGTTCCTCATCATCCTGGGGCTGGTGCTGTTCATGGTGTACGGCAACGCGCAGGCGGGCACCGACACGCACCTccggctgctggagcagcagctgcaggatcGCTACAACAAGATCATCACCCTCAGCGGGAGGAACCTGAACCTGACGCGCACCCTCAATGCCACCCTCAAGGAGAAGCAAGGGCTGCAGGTCCTCACCCAGAAGGTGCAACGGGACCTGGATAAGTGCAATAGCACCCAGGCACCCAACTCCATCAATACGGTGagacaccccctccccagggagggACGGCAAAGCCCCCTGGGTACTGGGGGCAGAGATGCACCCAGGGGTGCTGTGAGGTCCCAGCTTCTTGCAGCCCCCTTCAGCTCTGCAAGCATCAGCAGGTGCAGACAAGAGGGCAGGGAGTGGCAGAGCCCACTGGTGATGCCaatgtgtcccccccccccagccccaggcaggtcTCAGCCCTGGCATCCAGACAGCAGCTGTTGGCCAAAGGGGTTCCAGTCTCGCAGCCCTCCTCCTCATCCGCTGCCCCCACCGCTCTCACCAGCACCTGGGAGGGAGCACagtgatgctgggggggggtctTTACAGGACACTCTCAACCtactcctcttcctccctccatcTCAACTGCAGGAGATTATGAAGATGATCATCTTcctccagaaaacaaagctggATGAGTGTCAAATGAACCGTAGCCGCATCGACGCCAACTGTAGCGGTAAGAGACCCACACACACctgtccccccaccctgggcactccccctcccagccccctggAGACCCCCAGCACCTCTCTGGCACCCACCACAGCCAGCATGGGGGGGTCTGCCCTCTCCCTGGGTTAGGCAGGGTTATTACCCTGAGATGTGGGGTGGGAGTCATGAGGGGGGGAAAACCACGTACCCTAATTCTGTGCCCCCGCAACCCTGCAGCCGAGAGGGTGCTGCTGCAACACCAGTTGGACCAGAAAACCCTGGCCAAGAAGGAGGTGGAGGAAAAATGCCGCCAAGTGGATGCCATGCTGACCAAAGCCACCCAGGAGCAGGAGAACTGCCAGTGGGAACTGCTGACCACCAAGGCCATCTACAAGCCCACCAAAAGCAACCTGGAGCTGCTGAAGCGGGAATGCAGTTCCTTGAAGTCTGACATGAACTACATCTTCCAGCGCATCAAGGACATGGTCAGCCCGTACAGCTGCAGTGCCGTCCACGAGCAGATCAGCCGGCTGACGCAGCGAACAGAGGAGCTTTTCCTCCGGCAGCAGGAATGGGAGACCAACTACATGGAGAAAAGCTTCTGTGACATGAATCTGGTCCAGTGTCACACCAACTGCTCCAAAGAGAAGCAGGAGTTGgacaagcagctgcagaaagttGAGGCACAGCTCAAGGGTGGCcaagaggagaagaagaagcTGCTGGCGGAGAAGGAGCAGCTCCgcaaggagctggaggagaaaagcagagccGCTGCGCAGGCTGTGTACTTCAAGGAGCAGCTGAATATCTGCATGGGCTCGAAGgtgagggagctgctggggtgcagggacatcccccagcaccctccGCAGCTGCACGGGTAGCACACAGGGCTGGACACATACATCCTTCTGCACATGCAATTTTGCATATGCATCTTTCCTCTGCACATGTGCTTCTGCAAACGCCCTTTtgcacacacattttcttttgcacatgCACTTTTGCAGgtgcatctttcttttgcaaacaCAATCCTGCACAGCTGCGGGTGCACCCCAGGCAGGCACAAGCCGCTGCAGCACCCTCAGACCCCCTTCACCCAGAGGTGCCAGCACTGACTGCCACCACCCGCTCTCCTCCACAGATAGACACCTTCTTCGACATCACAGGCTCGcgggtgctggggagcagcggGCGACTGGGACCCTTCACCAGCACGGGCTCCTACATGGATGCTCTGAGGAACCAGCGCATCTTTGGGAACATGGGTGAGTTCTGGGTAGGGGGCTCACTGTgggatgccccccccccccatgttgGGGGTCACCATCCCCACCGCTACCCAGCTCAGATTCTATTGCTCCATCCCACCAGGCAAAGTCAACATGGAGGAGATCCAGCGGATGGCACAGAAGATCACGGAGCAGTTCACGTCTGCCCTGAAGGACCCCAGGTGAGGGATTCCACTGGGAAAGGGGGGCATAGGGGGCTGGGAgtgagcagtgctggggtgagggcctgatcctgccctcTCTGCAGTAGCTAACAGCTGAGCAGTGCACGGAAAATGGCAGCGAAGGGCTCAAGAACAAGCCCGGGAGGTGCTTCCCATGGCACGGATGGCAAACCCTGACTGGGAGTGAGCAGCCAGCACCACCACtgtcctccccctgccccgggtggggggctgccagcaccgCGGGAGCCAGGACCgccctcccacccccctccccgagTCCCCGCACTCATCCCCTCCCGCATGCTCACCTCCCCTATGCATGTACCTATACACTTGGAGACGGGGCAGTTGGCAGCTGTAAATACATCCAGCTCTGAGCACCAACACAGCTCGCTGCACGTGTGTCTGGATGCCtatggcgggggggggggtggtggtggtggtgcagagGCCACGGCCGGGATGGGGAGCAGGAACATCCCATCCTGGCTTCACATGCCCCTTTGGGGCGGGAAGCGCACAAGGCTGAGCGAGCAGGAAGCCCAGAGCCGCCGAGCCTTGGCAGCCCCATCCTGCCATCGAGCCCCCTCGGCACACCGGGGCGTGGGGCCAGAGTGTGGTGATTAATCACCAGCTGCCACTGGCTGATACACCGTGCTTCCCACTCCTTCCTGTCCCTAAGGCCTTTCCTGCCTGCCGGGCTGCCTGCACGCCATCCTCTCCCCGGGAGGGGGATGCAGTGCTCCCAGCGtgcccccatccccagccagcaccccccgATCCCATTTGGGTCCCGCAAGCCACATCCCTCCTGGGATACAGGGAGCCACATGCTCCCACCACTCTCTGCTGCTAGAGGAGGGGGATATCACTGggtccccccatccctgcccagcccttgGAAGAGCACGGTGGCAGGGTGGGATCGGGGTGACAAAGGGGCTCCCCGCTGTCCTAGctgcccctgcacagcctggctgggggaCCAGGGGGATCTGCTCTGTGCCAGAGGATTTCCTGGAGCTTCACTATAAAGAATCTTGGACCACCAGGCACATCTGCAGCCTGggagccccagctggggcaggggggagagcaAAGTCCCTGGGAAACCCCCATCTTCGGTGCTGAGTGCAAGCGCTGGGGGGATCCCACAGCCCCCCAAGCTGGGGACCCTAGGGGGTCCCAAGTACCCAGCGCTGCATCTCTACGGCTGTGGGTGCAAGGATAAGCCCCGCCAACACGCTGAGCCCCGCATCCCCCACTCCACAGTGTGGAGGGGGATGCCCCAGGGGGAGGTCAGGGTGACTTTTCCCTTCCAGTCGCTCCAGCTCCTTGTTTGTCCTCCTGGCCAGGAAACAGGGCCGCTCccagtgtttttttccatgtctgGGGCTCAGGTCACGATCCCTCCGGCCAGGAAAACACTacagcccagcacagggacacCAAGCCCCACGGCACTGGGGACCAGGGAAGGGGAACGACACCAGAGCTGCCAAAGGCACCACGGTTTAATACCAGCATGGAGCCAAGAGCTCCCCTGCCCACGGTCCTCAACACTGGCAGTCGGGGGGAaccccccccgc
This genomic window contains:
- the LOC121086197 gene encoding plasmalemma vesicle-associated protein isoform X1, giving the protein MEKSSYPMAKFGVEAKEAMPKRDCGFYVKYIFLFTSLIQFLIILGLVLFMVYGNAQAGTDTHLRLLEQQLQDRYNKIITLSGRNLNLTRTLNATLKEKQGLQVLTQKVQRDLDKCNSTQAPNSINTEIMKMIIFLQKTKLDECQMNRSRIDANCSAERVLLQHQLDQKTLAKKEVEEKCRQVDAMLTKATQEQENCQWELLTTKAIYKPTKSNLELLKRECSSLKSDMNYIFQRIKDMVSPYSCSAVHEQISRLTQRTEELFLRQQEWETNYMEKSFCDMNLVQCHTNCSKEKQELDKQLQKVEAQLKGGQEEKKKLLAEKEQLRKELEEKSRAAAQAVYFKEQLNICMGSKIDTFFDITGSRVLGSSGRLGPFTSTGSYMDALRNQRIFGNMGKVNMEEIQRMAQKITEQFTSALKDPSS
- the LOC121086197 gene encoding plasmalemma vesicle-associated protein isoform X2; amino-acid sequence: MEKSSYPMAKFGVEAKEAMPKRDCGFYVKYIFLFTSLIQFLIILGLVLFMVYGNAQAGTDTHLRLLEQQLQDRYNKIITLSGRNLNLTRTLNATLKEKQGLQVLTQKVQRDLDKCNSTQAPNSINTEIMKMIIFLQKTKLDECQMNRSRIDANCSAERVLLQHQLDQKTLAKKEVEEKCRQVDAMLTKATQEQENCQWELLTTKAIYKPTKSNLELLKRECSSLKSDMNYIFQRIKDMVSPYSCSAVHEQISRLTQRTEELFLRQQEWETNYMEKSFCDMNLVQCHTNCSKEKQELDKQLQKVEAQLKGGQEEKKKLLAEKEQLRKELEEKSRAAAQAVYFKEQLNICMGSKIDTFFDITGSRVLGSSGRLGPFTSTGSYMDALRNQRIFGNMGKVNMEEIQRMAQKITEQFTSALKDPS